Below is a window of Xiphophorus couchianus chromosome 1, X_couchianus-1.0, whole genome shotgun sequence DNA.
aatatttAGGATGTTTACTCTGATTGGTTTCCTTATGTGATGTCATCAAAGGCCTTGGGTTAGGGTTAGTGTGGGAGCCATGTTTGAGAAGAGAAGATATTGTCTTACGTAGagatttacaataaaatctggATTAAACCATTGCACACTGTTCTATAGGTGACACATTTTATCTCAAGTGAGTTTGACTGAAGTCAGGTTAGCAGCTTTAAGTCAAATTACCATCTCCAGGTCATAAGCGATTTTCTCCAATTTGACCTGCTTTACTGGCTCCTTAACTGGGCAAATTTGAACCGGCTCTTCTGGTTCCTCCTTGACTTTCACCTCGACTTTTTTAGGCTTGCTTAAAATGTATTCGTAGTTTCTCTGAACATCGAGCAAGGCCGAGGTGAGGTGCTGAGTGGAAAAGATCTTCAGGGAAGGTGGGAGTTGGGGTTGTTGAGGAAGATTTGGTCGTATCAAAGCGGGAGAGATGTCCGACAGGAGCGGTTTAATCTGAAACATGGTTCCTGGGTTGCTGGGGAACCTGGTGATCGGAGAGGGTGGAGAGGGAACAGCAGCAGGTTTCACCGACACCAGGagaggttttctgacatccgtCTGGTTGGAAGTCTTCAGTAACGGTGTGTTACTGGGAGCAGGACTGTCTGCAGGTGTGTCAGTCTCAACCCTCAAAGCGTGGTCAGCCTTTCCTGTTACTTTGCTTGTTTTCTCCCGCTCTGAGTCCAGAGGTTCGTCCTCGCTGCTGGAGGAACTCTCCTCAGACTCGGGTAGAGGCTCGGTCCGTGTCTGGAACAAAACATGGTTGTGGCGGCGGCAGAAGAGCGCGCCACACCTGAGGCACTTCCTCACGTCTCGAACGTGAAGCAGTTTGTGGCGCTTCAGGTAGTGGCTTGTAGTGAAGGTTCGATCGCACAGGTTACAAGGAAAGGACGGCTGATCCCTGCTGGCGGTCGACTCCGTTAATCCTCCCTGACTCGTGTCTTCACGCTGCTCTGTGGACGACACCGCGGTACAGGCGCTCAGGTCAACGTGATAAGCACCTTGTGGTAAAACTAAAGGCTTTAGGAGCACAACAGGATtcattttatctattttttttcctagtgGTTTCTGTGGTGATGGACTTGGGCtggatttgttttctgtctccatcGTTTCAGGTTCAGCTTCACATTCGGTCACTTCTGGGTCTTTATCATGGATCTTCTCATCTTCTGTTTCTTCCTCCTATTTGGCAAAAAATCCAGAATAGATTACTAGTgtactaaaaaaagaaaccatattaaataaaaaaaaagcaaagttacAAGTCTACAAGTGTATGAAAGTACAACAAAGAGGTGGTGACTGCTACCTTTGACATTGGCAAAGTTTGCATTTCCGGTAAAAATTCATCTGCAGTTTCAATCAAAGCAGAGGACTGGTGGTCCATTAAAGACTCAGCTGCAGGTTGGGTTGGTggtttttctgtctcttcatCGTCTCTCAGGGTAGTTATGtcttcattttctgtcaaaGTAGTCATGTCTGCAGCATCTTCATCGTCTCTGAGATTAGACGTGTCTTCAGTCTCTTCATCGTCTCTCACAGTAGTCGTGTCTTCAGTCTCTTCATCGTCTCTCACAGTAGTCGTGTCTTCATTCTCTTTATCGTCTCCCCTTGCTGATATGTCTTTGGTCTCCACATTCGCTTTCTGTCTTTGACTTCTTCGACAGGCAGAAGAAGTCCtttgagaacaaaaaaagatcTAATAATGTGGCATAGTATGACATTCAATGCTTTTAAATCTTGTAATTTTAGATTTagagtgtattataagcctggagGGCCACCTGGCTGTATTTGCGTCCCCTCCAGGCTATGAATTGTTAATTTATTCTACGTTTTTAACACATCAGTAATAGTGATAGCAAAGACGGATTAAAGAATCTCTTTGACGAAACAGTTTGTGTCACAAAGGCAACGTAGTGTGTGAATACATAGGGAGGCCACATGCTAACAACAAGTCACGGATaaaggataaaaacattttgtacacTTTAATGAGGATGAAACTGAatcaaagtgcaaaaaaaatatctgtatttattttcattgtttcatgTTAGgcttttttaagactttatagctGGTGTTTAGGTATTGGTAATAATTTCTTCCAATAATACATAATTACcttgtgatattttcaaattttctgtcaactttaaacatttttaaagttgttaaagTTAAAAGTTAAGCTCAGGGTTAGTTTCTCACCAATCCTGactgagaaacacaaacaattaAGCCCAAAATTAATTATACCCttgacatatttttgtttagttaattttttttaccaacatgtaAGTTGGAGTGGATTTTTCTAGCCAGAGTTCTGAATTAAACGTGATTGAAGATTTGTGGAGCGAga
It encodes the following:
- the LOC114148741 gene encoding uncharacterized protein LOC114148741; translated protein: MPNCCVTGCHNRYYPGSTIRFYRVPSGNRQFQVQRRRLWMEAIQQANGSRSEIRADARICGVHFISGEASTDPDRPNFLPTLFTCSKLRQGPTRRAKWTSSACRRSQRQKANVETKDISARGDDKENEDTTTVRDDEETEDTTTVRDDEETEDTSNLRDDEDAADMTTLTENEDITTLRDDEETEKPPTQPAAESLMDHQSSALIETADEFLPEMQTLPMSKEEETEDEKIHDKDPEVTECEAEPETMETENKSSPSPSPQKPLGKKIDKMNPVVLLKPLVLPQGAYHVDLSACTAVSSTEQREDTSQGGLTESTASRDQPSFPCNLCDRTFTTSHYLKRHKLLHVRDVRKCLRCGALFCRRHNHVLFQTRTEPLPESEESSSSSEDEPLDSEREKTSKVTGKADHALRVETDTPADSPAPSNTPLLKTSNQTDVRKPLLVSVKPAAVPSPPSPITRFPSNPGTMFQIKPLLSDISPALIRPNLPQQPQLPPSLKIFSTQHLTSALLDVQRNYEYILSKPKKVEVKVKEEPEEPVQICPVKEPVKQVKLEKIAYDLEMVI